The genomic segment ACTGGAGGATAAAAAGACTGCCACACTGGCTCCTGTTTCTCTCCCCTAAGGCCTTAGACCCTGCTGCAGACACAGATTGCAGCGAGCTGCAGCATCCTCTTAAAATGGCTGACGTGAAGTGGTTTTGCAACTGACAGACGAGACGAGCTTTTGCAGAAATGGATCACGTTTTCCCACAGAGCTGCTTTCCCCCTGCGTCTTCTCTCACTTACGAATGTCGTTGGCTGTAAATTTACTTCACAATACTGACATATAGCTACACAGATGCAGTCGTTCTTCCCAAGGAATGTGGATAGTTCACTCACTGGAGGTGCTTCATTCTTTATTTAAAGGAGGGAAAGCAGCGGGGGGACGTGGATCCAGAGGTGGAGGACCGCAAAACTACTCGAATATAGTCTCAAGGGAAGCTTCGCTGGCTGTTCTTGGTTTTTAGGGCTAATTTTGAGGATGGGAGGGTTATGTATATTTGCTTCTATTTATTTGTCACACTTTACCTTTTTAGCTAATAACATGTATATTTGTTAATCCCTTTGTTTTTGTACGACGTGGCTGCGCAAGTTAATGATTGTGATGCTTGATAGATTTTTTTGCTGAACCTTTCTGGTTGAAACGGTGCAAGATGTGTGTGACACTGTACCTGCAACGGTATTAGTTCTTCGACTCCAACGACATAACTTCACATAAGTTATAAACATGTATTCTTGCCTCCTCCTAACAgtacagaaaactgaaataataaCCATCCTTTTACATTTAAACTAAGTATATCACTATAACTGAACAGTGTTGAcctgtagatgtgtgtgttgctctAGAGACTCCGGTTCATCGCCCTCTGCACTTGTACCATCAACAGACTTTAGGCCTGATTACAGTTTAAAGGCCTTTGTTTTACCACTGAGCTGTATTTTTGTCTGCAGACTGAAGTTTTAAGAGAAAAGGACACTGGATCAACATTTGATTGTGCCGCCCAGGTTCAAGCAGCTACCAGAAAGATGCTGCTGAACATGCGTCTTTAATCCAGGTTCAGTCAGATTCAGCCGGTTAGTGCTGTTTCTGCTCTTGGTGGtcaaagaagaggaaaagatgaATTGTCTGCTGGTGTAGCATGAATGGATCTGATGCCCAAAGGAAGTAGAATATAAGTGAAGGACTGAAGGACACACGTCTCACATCTTCAGTTAAAACAATCAGAATAAAAACCCTTTGAAGGTAGACTGGAACCAATGACAGTCATGgtaaacaggtgtgtgtgttttgcaggagAAATTAAAAGGCTACTGAAAGTAAACAGGTGGAAAAAGGACCAGAGGCGAatcagctgcagaggacaaacGGGTGAAGTTGCCGGTGGAGTGATGCCGTGTCAGGTGATCTCATGTACAGTAGGAATAAAATCCACCATTGAACTGTTGCAGGACAGAAAAGctttcattctttttaaagattcacatttttcctcttacctgtagcgCTGTTTACGGATCTAGATTGTTTTGCCATGACTTGACAACTTTTGGAGATAATAAAGATGTTTTCCTTCTCGCAAACGTTAATGGATCTCAGACGGCGTTCAGCTCGTGGGTCACTCAAGATGAACCACAGTGCCTGtagtgagcagtttcatgttggAACTATTGAAGTGTCACTGCGCTAAAGAAGAACACATCCACTCATTGTGACAGGCATCTTATCCAATTAGTAGATGCACACTTCCTTCTGCACAgtgatacagaaagaaaatagttcctacatgaaacaaCAAAGTGTGAATTATTTTGAGTCACAGGCTCGTGGAGATAAGGAGACATTTACTGCTGAGTTTTTTAAAAgcatcattttgtctttttttgagCACCATGAGCTGAGTGCCATCTGAGATCCATTGTATCTGAAGGAGAACAGTCGTGATTAATAAAAAGCACTGCAGGTAAGAGGAAAGATGTTTTAGTTTCTGTTtgtggaggactgaaactgactAAATGTATTCtgctgcagcagtcagtggcCCCTTTAATGAACATGATGAAGCAGATATtgacaaagaaatgttaaaataaaataaagaattagatacatttctaaaaattaagaaaatgaatgaataaatagaaaatgaaGTGATAAATAGTTGAATCAATACAACAGGTAAATTGAAGCAGAGATATCAAGTTATATCACAtttaataaactaaataatGCCTAAATGTAATATCTATATCATCTTTGTTGCATTTAAtggcatttatatatttattttggaatttaacagtttcagtcctccataaaatgactgaaactcTCCTTGTACATTGATTACCTTTTAGAGGAACAAGTAAAACCCAACGTTTATCTTTAATGAGCGTAGTTTGGTCCCAGGTGGTACTGTAGGTCTTGTCGTCCGTCTGCTGTGAGAAAATACATCCTTGTTCAACTTTTCACGTagagaaacaaaatgatcaCACCTGACGACTCGAACCTGGAGCTCGTGTATATACACCTTACTGCTGTACAAGGACCACAACGCCACACAACACATATATAAAAAGGGATTTATTGAAGTGaatgggaggaaaaaagaaacaattttgGCTGATGACAGTGGATTTAACATAGAGTGAAAAATCACTGAGGTAGGCCAATTTGACCATGACGCATAATAGTGAAAACAGTCCAAGTAACTGACCGTTTTCCAGAGTTTACACTTtgaaacaatacattttcaatGCACATACGTTGCGGCTGTAACCTCCATTTATATCAAGTACTTCTCTACACTACCACCACAAATCAAACATTGCCACCTGTGTGTCACAGAAAGGAACATGGAGAAAGCGATAAATGACTTCTGATGTCAAACAGTTCTCTTTATGGAAAGATTATGCATACAAAGTTATGTTCAAATTCAAGAAATGTCACACTGCGTTACTTTAGATAAAGCAGCATACATATTTAATATCTTATTACAAGTCATAGTTTCACCTCAGTTGTCTGTTCAATGTCTGCCGTCATCAAagagaatacaaaaaaatagaTTTGGTCATTATTTACAAGAACACGTAATTTCCGAACTATCAAAGCTGAGGGttgaaggaggaggagcggcTTTGACAAgggcagacatttttttttttgttatggtTTAAAAATATGCCCTGTGAGGGTCACACTGTGCATGTTCAGACACAAGTTTCACACCAGGACAGCAGAGAGTATTGGCATACTGGTGACACTACAAATACATaacttacatttaaaaaaaacagaaagtacaATGCAAAAATAAGTTTAAGACGAGGAGAGGACAGCCATACATGAAATCCAGTAGttgactttaaaatgtattagaCATgcactcttttttttgtttcgttttgttttttcttttgaaggGGGGGTCTTAAAATACGTCAGAAACTGGTCTTACACAAAcggtgagaaaacaaaaaacatttctgaaaaaggtttttctttgcTAATATTCGTTATTACAAAATTGGTGTCCACGAAGCAGTTAAAAGTGGACCGTAAAGACTGGAACACAGGAGAATCAAAGGTACATAAATTTAACTTATTTCTCCAGACAACCCCGTCTACCTGACTGGCCGATAACAAAAACCACTCCTACTGCAATATGAAACTGGGGGAAAAATACATGGGGCCGTTGGGAAGTGACTAGGAGATACAAGTTTAAAACAGTTCACAACTTAGCTTCGAGAGGACTCTCAATCgtcctcatcttcctcccctTCTTCATCCAGTtccctttttctcttctgaCCTCGCTCTTCTTCTAGAAAACAAAGAGGCGCatttaaagacacaaacaccacaGAATGTTTCCTGGTGAACTTCTCTTTCAGGTTAATGCGTTGTGACGACAGCAATGCTGGCTCCAACTGTACGCAGTTTTCACATTACAAGACAGATTTACGTCGCTTTGTGATGGACAATAAAGATTTTCTGAATCAGCCGAGTCCCAAATCTGTACTATGTACTAACTGTTTGCTTGGTTTAGAGCTGGGACACATATCCTGTGTGAGCATACAGCCTGTCACCTGTTATTCTCTTCATGTCTCAGAGATATTCTACAGATAAGGACATTCAAATTGTAGTGGAATGCCGGTGTGATGTCAATATGACTGTCCACTGATACATTTCTGGGCAATTTTTGCAGAGAAGCGCCTGATGTTGAAAAGAATTACAAGGCTTCAACAGACTTAACATGGGCGCAAAATTAAAAGCAAGATGTTCGGCCACGTGCAGCTCAGCAGGATATGTTGCCCGGTCGTTGGAGGGTGTAGTATGTTCAAACAAGCGACAGATTTAAGTAATCTcgaaacagaataaaaaaaattccaagACATTTAGGAGCTTCCAGCTAACAGTCGGTGCAGTTGGTGTTAAAACAGCTCCAGTAACACCTCAACacttcagaagaaaaaaaaatacttttctcACATtggtaaaaacacattttctgcttctccGTTAGGTCTGATTGCCTTGTGCTCTACACAAAATGTATATCCTGTTAGCACAAAAACAGTTGGAGGTTTCCTGTGGAGTAGCACCGCGGAGCAGTGTTTATAAGTGTGTTGTTTGTATCGTGCACATGTGGGAGGACACACAGGCAGTTGCACAAGTAAGTGGGCAGCGTAGTACAAATAGGAAGCGAAAATCCTGCCTGTGTTTATGGAGACACTCTATTAATGTTTATGTTccatgctgctgttgctgcacaTCACCTGGAGCACTGAGCTAGTTTGAGCAGACTTGTATGCAAGAAACGTAGGATTAAACCTGTCATGATAACTACTTTTTGTTGGATGAGCAcaattaatttttaattttttaacattaaGACATTGGAAATGGAGtgtgaattttttaaaaaaaaaggtgcaatatgtataAATGTCTGCCTGTTGCTGTTAGCTCGTaaccgtgcagctagcagtcatATCCATGGACTCTTCCTGGGCTGGAAGATTGGAGCAGCGGGGCAGTGTCGGTGTTGTTTACTATCACCTCTCAAGGTACAAACTggctaggggctagctggttaaccaggataagtgtaccctccgaggctgCGAATCGGCAGACCAAAACACCCCCCCATTTtacggcctctgtctaaaaccgcggacctagccgccaaaaggacgggcaaattggcggcttgctgccctgtctaaaaacgactactgttatttcttccgattctgttttaatttcaatttGAGTTTAGttcatatttgaatgttttaaactaaacttCTGACAAATTGGAAATTTAAAAATACCCAAAAGAAGTattacataaacaaacaaagaaaatgataaataaaatgtgaaaaaatgaatCAGTAGTCTAAGTAGTAGCGGGGACGACCCCGCTAGTTATGGCATCAAATGTCGGTGATACTCTTTTGTAAACAAAATGTGAACAATAAGTTGATAATGTAATTATTGTGACACGCCTACATATGATTGTAGAAAACTGCCCAGCATTTATAATGATGACTACTTGCATACTAACAATACAAATGTAATGATCCATACACTGTATGAAACTGGGAGGCACCTTCAGAGGTAAAGTCAGCCACTGTTCTGTTTTACTcaccttcatcatcttcatcatcgaCCTCTCTGTCGTTCaaatcttcttcctcttcctcctttttaaGAAGACAAAGTTAGTCAAGATATTTCAGACGGAACACTTTTACATTTACCAAATGAAAAATCGAATTTATTCTCATCCCACCTCTCCACTGaggtcctcctcttcttcctcttcattttcctcttcatcctcctctccctcctcttcctcctcgtctcctGGTGCTGTATCTTCATCGTACTCCTCCTCGTCTACATCTGGGTGAAAGCAGTTGGGGTAgggttagcattagcatgctaaagAGAAGCTAGAAAGAACAAAGGTGTCCACATGACCTCTGACTCACCATCTTCATCGTCCTCGTCATCGTCCAAACCCTCTGCGTACACCTCGGCGTCAGAGTCTGGTGCCTCTTTGTCGTCTTTGTCGTAGCCGTCCAGGTACGTGAGCTGGGGTAGTAGCTTGAACACGTTGTCTCTATATTCGTTCAGGTTTGTCACTTCACAGTTAAACAGATCTAGGCTTTTCAGCGTCCCCAATTCTTTCTGCCAAAAGAAAAATCGAGTTTGATGAATAATACAGCCGGCTGCATCATATCAAGTACTGTTTTAGAAGCACTCTCACTTACCAACGGTTCTATTGTGCTGAGGTCTTTAATCTTGTTTCCACTGAGGTTGAGATGTGTGAGGTTGGGGCATTTTGCTGCCAGAACTTCCAACCCTCCTGAGATCCGGTTATCGCTGAGTTCAAGCTGTTGATCAATCAAACCATCAAAATAATGTAAAACCTTAAAGCCTTAAACATTTATCCTTGTTCTACGT from the Sparus aurata chromosome 4, fSpaAur1.1, whole genome shotgun sequence genome contains:
- the LOC115579978 gene encoding acidic leucine-rich nuclear phosphoprotein 32 family member A isoform X1 is translated as MRCDGRTPFTPTRSSRALGALRMRILKVMTLSVMHKDHSLHPNRILHVQPLRTVRTGSFICAGGVLNTEQLTLVKELVLDNCRSNEGKIEGLTDEFEELEFLSTINVGLTTVAHLPKLNKLKKLELSDNRISGGLEVLAAKCPNLTHLNLSGNKIKDLSTIEPLKELGTLKSLDLFNCEVTNLNEYRDNVFKLLPQLTYLDGYDKDDKEAPDSDAEVYAEGLDDDEDDEDDVDEEEYDEDTAPGDEEEEEGEEDEEENEEEEEEDLSGEEEEEEDLNDREVDDEDDEEEERGQKRKRELDEEGEEDEDD
- the LOC115579978 gene encoding acidic leucine-rich nuclear phosphoprotein 32 family member A isoform X2; amino-acid sequence: MDMKKRIHLELRNRTPSDVKELVLDNCRSNEGKIEGLTDEFEELEFLSTINVGLTTVAHLPKLNKLKKLELSDNRISGGLEVLAAKCPNLTHLNLSGNKIKDLSTIEPLKELGTLKSLDLFNCEVTNLNEYRDNVFKLLPQLTYLDGYDKDDKEAPDSDAEVYAEGLDDDEDDEDDVDEEEYDEDTAPGDEEEEEGEEDEEENEEEEEEDLSGEEEEEEDLNDREVDDEDDEEEERGQKRKRELDEEGEEDEDD